In a single window of the Pseudomonas entomophila genome:
- a CDS encoding VOC family protein → MKIVVTSILVDDQAKAQAFYHHVLGFQPKHDIPMGKHRWLTFTSPNDPNGVELSLEPDAHPTAKAYKTALKQDGIPATSFGVRDIQAEYIRLCAAGVHFTQPPTVMGPVTVAVFDDTCGNLIQIAQRH, encoded by the coding sequence ATGAAGATCGTGGTCACCAGCATTCTCGTCGACGACCAGGCCAAGGCCCAGGCGTTCTATCACCACGTACTGGGTTTCCAACCCAAGCACGATATCCCGATGGGCAAGCACCGCTGGCTCACCTTCACCTCACCCAACGACCCCAACGGCGTCGAACTGTCGCTCGAACCGGATGCCCACCCCACGGCAAAAGCCTACAAGACCGCCCTCAAGCAGGACGGCATTCCCGCCACGTCATTCGGCGTTCGCGACATCCAGGCCGAATACATCCGCCTGTGCGCCGCGGGCGTACACTTCACTCAGCCACCGACGGTGATGGGACCGGTTACGGTGGCGGTGTTCGACGACACCTGTGGCAACCTGATCCAGATCGCCCAACGTCACTGA
- a CDS encoding DUF1652 domain-containing protein, whose amino-acid sequence MNKMTFPNACQVMRWHFHPLGFEASMDAPRSMVARLFDRATGVTLLAIAGIPCTAIMAAADVERIIEAVEAELETFDLVGGSLHDAV is encoded by the coding sequence ATGAACAAGATGACGTTCCCCAACGCCTGCCAGGTGATGCGTTGGCATTTTCACCCACTGGGGTTCGAAGCCAGCATGGACGCACCTCGCAGCATGGTTGCCCGGCTCTTCGACCGGGCCACGGGCGTGACACTGCTGGCCATCGCCGGCATTCCCTGTACCGCGATCATGGCCGCCGCCGACGTCGAGCGCATCATCGAAGCCGTCGAAGCAGAGCTGGAAACCTTCGACCTGGTCGGCGGCTCGCTGCACGACGCGGTCTGA
- a CDS encoding MFS transporter — translation MAVLDSASTGSSAPQRGITREERKVIFASSLGTVFEWYDFYLYGSLAAIIARHFFAGVNETTAFIFALLAFAAGFAVRPFGAIVFGRLGDMIGRKYTFLITIVIMGLSTAVVGILPSYAAIGVAAPVILITLRLLQGLALGGEYGGAATYVAEHAPKGRRGFFTAWIQTTATLGLFLSLLVILACRMAMGTEAFEDWGWRIPFLLSILLLAISVYIRMQLNESPVFMKMKAEGKASKAPLTESFARWDNLKVVIMSLLGGTAGQAVVWYTGQFYALFFLMQMLKIDPQTANLLIAGSLLIGTPFFIIFGSLSDRIGRKPIIMAGCIIAALTYFPIFKGLTEYGNPDVFVAQEQNPVVVVADPGQCAFQFDPVGKARFTSSCDIAKSLLAKRAIPYENRAAEPGSVAQVHIGERVLSSFDGRSLAAADFKAQNDAFTASLGAALKEAGYPEKADPAKIHYPMVLVLLTLLVIYVTMVYGPIAAWLVELFPARIRYTSMSLPYHIGNGWFGGFLPTVAFAMVAATGDIYYGLWYPIVIAVMTAVLGIFFLPETKDRDIH, via the coding sequence ATGGCGGTCCTCGACAGCGCATCCACGGGCAGTAGCGCGCCCCAACGTGGTATCACCCGGGAGGAGCGCAAGGTCATTTTCGCCTCTTCACTGGGTACCGTGTTCGAATGGTACGACTTCTACCTGTACGGCTCGCTGGCGGCGATCATCGCCAGGCACTTCTTTGCCGGCGTCAATGAAACCACTGCGTTCATCTTTGCCTTGCTGGCCTTTGCCGCCGGCTTCGCGGTACGGCCGTTCGGCGCCATCGTGTTCGGCCGCCTGGGGGACATGATCGGGCGCAAGTACACCTTCCTCATCACCATCGTCATCATGGGCCTGTCCACCGCGGTGGTGGGCATCCTGCCGAGCTATGCGGCGATTGGCGTGGCCGCGCCGGTCATCCTCATCACCTTGCGCTTGTTGCAAGGGCTGGCACTGGGCGGCGAGTACGGCGGCGCGGCCACTTATGTGGCCGAACATGCGCCGAAGGGCCGGCGCGGATTCTTCACCGCGTGGATCCAGACCACCGCCACACTTGGGCTGTTCCTGTCGCTGCTGGTGATCCTGGCCTGCCGCATGGCGATGGGTACCGAAGCCTTTGAAGACTGGGGCTGGCGTATCCCGTTCCTGCTGTCGATCCTGCTGCTGGCCATCTCGGTGTACATCCGCATGCAACTCAACGAGTCGCCGGTGTTCATGAAGATGAAGGCCGAGGGCAAGGCGTCGAAAGCACCGCTCACCGAGTCGTTCGCCCGCTGGGACAATCTCAAGGTGGTGATCATGTCGCTGCTCGGCGGCACCGCCGGCCAGGCGGTGGTGTGGTACACCGGGCAGTTCTACGCGTTGTTCTTCCTGATGCAGATGCTCAAGATCGACCCGCAGACCGCCAACCTGCTGATTGCCGGCTCGCTGTTGATCGGTACGCCGTTCTTCATCATCTTCGGCAGCCTGTCGGACCGCATCGGGCGCAAGCCGATCATCATGGCCGGCTGCATCATCGCGGCGCTGACCTATTTCCCGATCTTCAAGGGGCTCACCGAGTACGGCAACCCGGATGTGTTCGTCGCCCAGGAGCAGAACCCGGTGGTGGTGGTGGCCGACCCTGGGCAATGCGCGTTCCAGTTCGACCCAGTGGGCAAGGCCCGTTTCACCAGTTCCTGTGACATCGCCAAGAGCCTGCTGGCCAAGCGCGCCATCCCCTACGAAAACCGGGCCGCCGAGCCCGGCAGCGTCGCCCAGGTGCACATCGGTGAGCGGGTGTTGTCGAGCTTCGATGGCCGCAGCCTGGCGGCGGCGGACTTCAAGGCACAGAACGATGCCTTCACCGCCAGTCTCGGGGCGGCGCTGAAGGAAGCCGGCTACCCGGAAAAAGCCGACCCGGCGAAGATCCACTACCCGATGGTGCTAGTGCTGCTGACCCTCCTGGTGATCTACGTGACCATGGTCTACGGCCCGATCGCCGCCTGGCTGGTGGAGTTGTTCCCGGCGCGTATCCGCTACACCTCGATGTCGTTGCCGTACCACATCGGCAACGGCTGGTTCGGTGGCTTCCTGCCGACCGTGGCGTTCGCCATGGTGGCGGCGACCGGGGATATCTACTACGGGCTGTGGTACCCGATCGTGATCGCGGTGATGACGGCGGTGCTGGGGATCTTCTTCCTGCCGGAGACCAAGGATAGGGATATCCATTGA
- a CDS encoding IS110 family transposase produces MSKHRTKRNSLSSNDVTLCQHLSVDLAKQVFQVAGDDGSGRVIYEDRIKSREAFHAFLTRLPPTVTVLMESGPGAQAWGRLLQAQGTPVRILPAQRVAEHRSGAKNDRNDAHAILRAGRDTSIAAVPIKSTAALAIQALHRARRGYVRRHTALGNQIRGLLLEQGVALAQGDLAVSHGVPRILEDTTQPLPDLLRELLDELLAEWRYLSERIAILTGRLETAAQADKVACRLMTIRGVGPIIATAMLAKQPEPSRFPNARQFAAYFGLVPDQHSSGKKVRLGKMSKRGDGYLRSMMIQGAHAVLSHLKPDSDQPDDRRLLRWLTRLGRKEAAIRLANRNLRIIWVLLQGEQVYQRQPNDRQEPAMSH; encoded by the coding sequence ATGAGCAAGCATAGGACGAAGCGCAATTCCCTGTCTTCCAACGATGTAACGCTTTGCCAACATCTGTCAGTCGACCTGGCCAAGCAAGTCTTTCAGGTGGCCGGAGATGACGGTTCCGGGCGCGTCATCTACGAAGATCGAATCAAATCCCGTGAAGCCTTTCATGCGTTCCTGACCAGGCTGCCACCCACCGTGACGGTCCTGATGGAAAGTGGCCCCGGCGCTCAAGCATGGGGGCGTTTGCTACAGGCGCAGGGAACGCCAGTCCGCATCCTGCCCGCGCAGCGAGTGGCGGAGCACCGCAGTGGTGCCAAGAACGATCGTAACGACGCCCATGCCATCTTGCGCGCAGGCCGGGATACCAGCATTGCTGCGGTGCCGATCAAGAGCACTGCCGCTTTGGCGATTCAAGCCTTACACCGCGCCCGCAGAGGCTATGTCAGGCGCCACACCGCGCTAGGCAACCAGATCCGCGGCCTGTTACTGGAACAGGGCGTCGCCCTGGCGCAAGGCGATTTAGCCGTCAGCCACGGTGTACCGCGCATTCTTGAAGATACGACTCAACCATTGCCAGATCTGCTGCGTGAATTGCTCGATGAACTGCTCGCCGAATGGCGCTATCTGAGTGAGCGTATCGCCATCCTGACAGGACGGCTCGAAACAGCGGCGCAGGCCGACAAGGTCGCATGCCGCCTGATGACGATACGCGGTGTCGGCCCGATCATCGCCACAGCGATGCTGGCCAAGCAGCCTGAACCCTCGCGTTTCCCCAATGCTCGACAGTTTGCCGCTTACTTTGGCCTGGTGCCCGACCAGCACAGCAGTGGAAAGAAGGTCAGGCTAGGCAAGATGAGCAAGCGAGGTGACGGCTACCTGCGCAGCATGATGATCCAGGGTGCGCACGCGGTTCTTAGCCATTTGAAGCCTGATTCCGATCAGCCAGACGATCGCCGCCTCTTGCGATGGTTAACTCGACTTGGTCGCAAGGAGGCGGCGATCAGACTGGCTAATCGAAATCTGCGCATCATCTGGGTGCTGCTACAAGGTGAGCAGGTCTACCAACGCCAACCGAACGATCGTCAGGAGCCCGCCATGAGCCACTGA
- a CDS encoding site-specific integrase, with translation MTDLLRNPLLQYLARLAPSSQLTMRYILQDAADRLGFVDCDIVDVPWHHLEPGHVIALVAALRADDYAPNTSSLYVNAVRGVMNEAWRQGLIEHEHLLKIREIKPASGSRLPAGRNLRRSLIRELMDVCAADPRPQGVRDAAILALLYGTGMRKSESVDVNLAQVDFNERSVQVLGKGNRELVKYAPAWAFDKLQAWLDLRRQHLPAGERDDAFLFNRIRRGSHITRARITKHAIYYIARQRGAQVGAKIMPHDFRRAFITRVIEEHDLSIAQKLAHHANIQTTAGYDRRDDNDRRRAVERFDY, from the coding sequence GTGACCGACCTCCTGCGCAACCCACTGTTGCAGTATCTCGCGCGCCTGGCGCCGTCCAGCCAGTTGACCATGCGCTACATCCTCCAGGACGCCGCCGATCGGCTGGGTTTCGTCGATTGCGATATCGTCGATGTGCCTTGGCACCATCTCGAGCCCGGCCATGTGATCGCCCTGGTGGCGGCCCTGCGCGCGGACGACTATGCACCGAATACCTCGTCGCTGTATGTGAATGCGGTGCGTGGGGTCATGAACGAAGCCTGGCGCCAGGGTCTGATCGAACACGAGCATCTGCTGAAGATCCGTGAAATCAAGCCGGCCAGCGGCAGCCGACTGCCCGCAGGACGCAACCTGCGGCGCAGCCTGATCCGTGAGCTGATGGATGTTTGCGCCGCCGATCCGCGACCACAGGGCGTGCGCGATGCGGCGATCCTCGCGCTGCTGTATGGCACCGGCATGCGCAAGTCGGAATCGGTGGACGTGAACCTGGCCCAGGTCGACTTCAACGAGCGCAGCGTGCAGGTGCTGGGCAAGGGCAATCGTGAACTGGTCAAGTACGCGCCGGCCTGGGCGTTTGACAAGTTGCAGGCCTGGCTCGACCTACGCCGCCAGCACTTGCCGGCGGGGGAGCGTGACGATGCGTTCCTGTTCAACCGTATTCGCCGGGGCAGCCATATCACCCGGGCGCGCATCACCAAGCACGCCATCTACTACATCGCCCGCCAGCGTGGGGCGCAGGTCGGGGCGAAGATCATGCCCCATGATTTTCGCCGGGCGTTCATTACCCGGGTGATCGAGGAACACGACCTGTCGATCGCCCAGAAGCTGGCGCACCACGCCAATATCCAGACCACGGCGGGGTATGACCGGCGGGATGACAATGATCGGCGGCGGGCGGTGGAACGGTTCGATTACTGA
- a CDS encoding DUF1345 domain-containing protein has protein sequence MAFHHLTRTHPRLSIATLAGLLGAWLIPADDTVQRILAGWNVGVWLYLFMVLWLSVRATAGKVRQVASIEDENAGLVLVTVIVAAIASLAAVTLQLVSSRGLEGSAQALHYLYTGLTVAGSWLLIGCVFSLHYARLFYTNDHREPPLRFPDNERNPDYWDFHYFSFTISVAVQTSDIGVGGRAMRKAVLAHSLVGFVFNTAILGFTINIAAGLLG, from the coding sequence ATGGCCTTCCACCACCTGACCCGCACCCACCCCCGCCTCAGCATCGCCACCCTGGCCGGCCTCCTCGGCGCCTGGCTGATCCCCGCCGACGATACCGTGCAGCGCATCCTTGCCGGCTGGAACGTCGGCGTGTGGCTGTACTTGTTCATGGTCCTGTGGCTCAGCGTGCGAGCAACAGCGGGCAAGGTCCGCCAGGTGGCCAGCATCGAAGACGAGAACGCCGGCCTGGTGCTGGTCACCGTGATCGTGGCGGCCATCGCCAGCCTGGCCGCTGTCACTTTGCAACTGGTGTCCAGCCGTGGCCTGGAAGGCAGCGCGCAGGCTCTGCACTATTTGTACACCGGCCTGACCGTGGCCGGCTCATGGCTATTGATCGGCTGCGTTTTCAGCCTGCACTACGCGCGGTTGTTCTACACCAACGACCACCGCGAGCCGCCGTTGCGCTTCCCCGATAACGAGCGCAACCCGGACTACTGGGATTTTCACTACTTCTCGTTCACCATCAGCGTCGCCGTGCAGACCTCGGACATCGGCGTCGGGGGGCGCGCCATGCGTAAGGCAGTACTGGCCCACTCACTGGTAGGCTTCGTGTTCAACACGGCGATCCTCGGCTTCACCATCAACATCGCCGCCGGCCTGCTCGGCTAG
- a CDS encoding pyridoxal phosphate-dependent aminotransferase, translating to MRFSTLTQRIAGEAAAAWDIHYQALALRRQGREIFLLSMGDPDFDTPPAVVEAAVVSLRHGDTHYSDVRGSLALRQAIVNDRQLPLDPDQVVVTAGAQCALYATFQCLFEAGDEVIVAEPMYVTYHGVFGACGAQAVPVAVSSEEGFRLDPGAVARAITPHTRGVLLNSPHNPTGATINAADMASLAQLCREHDLWLVCDEVYRNLSYDSPAPSPLSLPGMAERCVVIDSLSKSHAMSGWRVGWVIGPKALAAHLGNLAMAMLFGLPEFVMQATCLALERDLPEVRRMREAYRQRRDRVCAALEGCPGVRVHRPAGGMFVMLDIRGSGLSAQIFAQRLLLEEGVTLLPGDAFGPSAAGHVRLGLVLDAEVLEEACRRIVACARRVLAEQAGGDVDGEAEDRRVEHEAYQ from the coding sequence ATGCGATTTTCCACGCTCACCCAACGCATCGCCGGCGAGGCGGCCGCTGCCTGGGATATCCACTACCAGGCCCTGGCCCTGCGCCGACAGGGGCGCGAGATCTTTCTGCTGTCGATGGGCGACCCGGACTTCGACACGCCACCGGCGGTGGTCGAGGCAGCGGTCGTCAGCTTGCGGCATGGTGACACCCACTACAGCGATGTGCGCGGCAGCCTGGCCTTGCGTCAGGCCATCGTAAACGACCGCCAGTTGCCCCTCGACCCGGACCAGGTGGTTGTCACCGCTGGCGCCCAGTGCGCCTTGTACGCGACTTTCCAGTGCCTGTTCGAAGCCGGCGACGAGGTGATCGTCGCTGAGCCGATGTATGTCACCTACCACGGTGTGTTCGGTGCTTGTGGCGCGCAGGCGGTGCCGGTGGCGGTCAGCTCGGAAGAGGGCTTTCGGCTTGACCCTGGCGCAGTGGCCCGAGCCATCACCCCGCATACCCGTGGCGTGCTGCTCAACAGCCCGCACAACCCCACCGGCGCGACCATCAATGCGGCCGACATGGCGAGCCTTGCACAGCTGTGCCGTGAACATGACCTGTGGCTGGTCTGCGACGAGGTGTATCGCAACCTGAGTTATGACAGCCCGGCGCCAAGCCCGCTCAGCCTGCCGGGCATGGCCGAGCGCTGCGTGGTGATCGACAGCCTGTCCAAGTCCCATGCCATGAGCGGCTGGCGAGTGGGCTGGGTGATCGGGCCCAAGGCGCTGGCGGCGCATCTGGGCAACCTGGCCATGGCCATGCTGTTTGGCCTGCCGGAATTCGTCATGCAGGCCACCTGCCTGGCGCTGGAGCGCGATTTGCCGGAAGTACGGCGGATGCGCGAGGCCTACCGCCAGCGGCGTGATCGGGTCTGCGCGGCGCTGGAAGGCTGCCCGGGGGTGCGAGTGCATCGTCCGGCGGGCGGCATGTTCGTGATGCTCGATATCCGCGGCAGTGGGCTCAGCGCGCAGATCTTCGCCCAGCGCCTGCTACTGGAGGAGGGGGTGACGTTGTTGCCCGGAGATGCCTTCGGCCCAAGCGCGGCCGGGCATGTGCGGCTGGGGCTGGTGTTGGATGCCGAGGTGCTGGAGGAGGCCTGCCGGCGCATCGTCGCCTGCGCCCGGCGAGTGCTAGCCGAGCAGGCCGGCGGCGATGTTGATGGTGAAGCCGAGGATCGCCGTGTTGAACACGAAGCCTACCAGTGA
- a CDS encoding NnrS family protein, producing the protein MLIQPIAARPRQALWALGFRPFFLGGSLFALLALLLWAGTLTGTLQLSPSGGMLAWHRHEMLYGFAAAIVAGFLLTAVQNWSGIPGLGGRPLMGLFLLWLLARASWFLPLPAGLMVVLQGAFLPLVAVALARPIIQRRLRNNYPIVVLVLLLASCQWLTLVGWLNHDESWQRRGVLAGLWLVAAMMSVIGGRVIPFFTRRGLGNMTPAPARPWLDRTCLVASVALPVSYLAGFNDTPQPLMALLFGTLAVLHGARLVLWHDRGLWYVPLLWSLHLAYAWLVPACLGLAVWHAGVEINPSLAAHALTVGGMTGLIVAMMARVSLGHTGRPLQVPRSVGWAFALIQLAALARVALVPFTPLGLGVSVLLGCAALLLFLWHYLPILMRPRVDGMPG; encoded by the coding sequence ATGCTCATCCAGCCCATCGCCGCACGTCCGCGCCAGGCCCTCTGGGCCCTTGGCTTTCGCCCGTTCTTCCTAGGCGGCAGCCTGTTCGCCTTACTTGCCTTGCTGCTGTGGGCCGGTACCCTGACGGGCACCCTGCAGCTTTCACCCTCGGGGGGCATGCTGGCCTGGCACCGCCATGAAATGCTCTATGGCTTTGCCGCTGCCATCGTTGCTGGTTTTTTGCTGACGGCCGTGCAGAACTGGAGCGGCATTCCCGGCCTGGGTGGTCGCCCCCTGATGGGTTTGTTCCTGCTCTGGCTGCTGGCACGGGCAAGCTGGTTCCTGCCGCTGCCGGCAGGGTTGATGGTAGTGCTCCAGGGCGCTTTCCTGCCCCTGGTTGCCGTGGCCCTGGCACGGCCAATCATCCAGCGGCGCCTGCGTAACAATTACCCGATCGTGGTGCTGGTCCTGCTGCTGGCGTCCTGCCAGTGGTTGACGCTGGTGGGCTGGTTGAACCACGACGAAAGCTGGCAACGGCGTGGCGTGCTTGCCGGGCTCTGGCTGGTGGCAGCGATGATGAGCGTGATCGGCGGCCGGGTGATCCCCTTCTTCACCCGTCGCGGGCTGGGCAACATGACCCCGGCACCCGCACGCCCCTGGCTGGACCGCACCTGCCTGGTGGCGAGCGTGGCCCTTCCAGTCAGCTACCTGGCGGGGTTCAACGACACCCCACAGCCGTTGATGGCCTTGCTGTTCGGCACCCTGGCCGTGCTGCACGGGGCACGCCTGGTACTGTGGCACGACCGTGGCCTCTGGTACGTGCCACTGTTGTGGTCGCTGCACTTGGCCTATGCCTGGCTGGTGCCGGCGTGCCTGGGGCTGGCGGTGTGGCATGCCGGGGTGGAAATCAACCCGAGCCTGGCGGCCCATGCGCTCACGGTCGGGGGCATGACCGGGCTGATCGTGGCCATGATGGCGCGGGTCAGTCTCGGACACACCGGGCGCCCCCTGCAGGTGCCGCGCAGTGTCGGTTGGGCCTTCGCGCTGATCCAACTGGCGGCGCTGGCACGGGTGGCACTGGTGCCGTTCACGCCGCTGGGGCTGGGTGTGTCGGTGCTTTTGGGCTGTGCTGCGTTGTTGCTGTTCCTGTGGCATTACCTGCCGATCCTGATGCGCCCCAGGGTGGATGGGATGCCGGGATAG
- a CDS encoding Na+/H+ antiporter family protein, whose protein sequence is MNAVIAAVGLMLVLSLSRVHVVIALIIGALAGGLVGGLGIEGTLKAFNGGLGGGATVALSYALLGAFAVAIAKSGLAHALADRALAMVDRQGHKDGGKVKWLLIGLMLVVAVSSQNILPIHIAFIPLLVPPLLYVLTRLRLDRRLIACVMTFGLITPYMFLPVGFGNIFLNEILLANVSRAGVDVSGVNVTHAMAIPAAGMLAGLLLAVFFSYRKKRDYDLARIEQVEQVSVQYNPLTLLVAGVAIASAFIIQLWLDSMIIGAMVGFLIFSLSGIVRWRETDDLFTEGMKMMAMIGFIMIAASGFAEVMKATGEVKTLVEASAQWIDHSKGVGALLMLLVGLLVTMGIGSSFSTVPILAAIFVPLCVQLGFDPVATVCIVGTAGALGDAGSPASDSTLGPTSGLNVDGQHHHIWDTVVPTFIHYNLPLLAFGWLAAMTL, encoded by the coding sequence ATGAATGCAGTGATTGCCGCGGTCGGGCTGATGCTGGTACTGAGCCTGTCCCGCGTGCATGTAGTCATCGCGCTGATCATCGGCGCCCTGGCCGGGGGGCTGGTCGGTGGGCTGGGTATCGAAGGCACCCTCAAGGCCTTCAACGGCGGCCTGGGCGGCGGTGCCACGGTGGCGCTCTCGTATGCCTTGCTCGGCGCGTTTGCCGTGGCCATCGCCAAGTCTGGGCTGGCCCATGCCCTGGCCGACCGCGCCTTGGCCATGGTCGACCGGCAGGGCCACAAAGATGGCGGCAAGGTGAAGTGGCTGTTGATCGGGTTGATGCTGGTGGTGGCGGTTTCGTCGCAGAACATCCTGCCGATCCATATCGCCTTCATTCCCCTGCTGGTGCCGCCGCTGCTGTATGTGCTGACGCGCCTGCGCCTTGATCGCCGCCTGATCGCCTGCGTGATGACCTTCGGCCTGATCACCCCTTACATGTTCCTGCCGGTGGGTTTTGGCAACATCTTCCTCAACGAGATCCTGCTGGCCAACGTCAGCCGTGCCGGCGTGGATGTCAGTGGCGTGAACGTGACCCATGCCATGGCCATCCCGGCCGCGGGCATGTTGGCCGGCCTGCTGCTGGCGGTATTCTTCAGCTACCGCAAGAAGCGTGACTACGACCTGGCGCGCATCGAGCAGGTGGAACAGGTCAGCGTGCAGTACAACCCGTTGACCCTGCTGGTGGCGGGTGTCGCCATCGCCTCGGCGTTCATCATCCAGCTGTGGCTGGACTCGATGATCATCGGCGCCATGGTCGGTTTCCTGATCTTCTCGCTGTCGGGCATCGTGCGCTGGAGGGAGACCGACGACCTGTTCACCGAAGGCATGAAGATGATGGCCATGATTGGCTTCATCATGATTGCCGCCTCCGGCTTTGCCGAGGTGATGAAGGCCACGGGGGAAGTGAAGACTCTGGTGGAGGCCTCGGCTCAGTGGATCGACCACAGCAAGGGTGTCGGCGCGCTGCTGATGCTGCTGGTGGGGTTGCTGGTGACCATGGGCATCGGTTCGTCGTTCTCGACGGTGCCGATCCTGGCGGCGATCTTCGTGCCGCTGTGCGTGCAACTTGGCTTCGACCCGGTCGCCACGGTATGCATCGTTGGTACGGCCGGGGCCTTGGGGGATGCGGGTTCGCCGGCCTCGGACTCCACCCTCGGGCCGACCTCCGGCCTGAACGTGGACGGCCAGCACCACCATATCTGGGATACCGTGGTGCCGACCTTCATCCACTACAACCTGCCATTGCTGGCCTTTGGCTGGCTGGCGGCGATGACCCTCTGA